The sequence TGTCTTCGAAGTCAACCGCAACTTCCGCAATGAGGGTGTGGACTCATCGCATTCGCCGGAGTTCACCATGCTGGAGACCTACCAGGCGTGGGGCACCTACGAGGATGGTGCGCGCACGATGCGCGAGTTGGTGCAGTTCGTGGCGCAGGAGGTCTTCGGTTCCACCACAGTCACGCTTGCCGACGGCACCGAGTATGACTTGGGTGGCGAGTGGAAGGTCATCGAGATGTACCCATCGCTCAATGAAGCCCTGCAACGCAAGCATCCCGGCCAGCCTGAGGTGACCGTCGATACGCGTGTCGACGAGCTATTGGAGATCGCCAAGGTTGTTGGTCTCGAGGTGCCAAAAGGTCAGGGCTGGGGCCACGGTAAGCTCGTCGAAGAATTGTGGGAGTTGCTGTGTGAAGATCAGCTGTATGGCCCGGTTTTTGTGAAGGATTTCCCGGTTGAGACCTCCCCGCTGACGCGCCAACACCGCGACAAACCAGGGGTGACTGAGAAGTGGGATCTCTACGTGCGTGGCTTCGAGCTAGCAACCGGCTACTCCGAGCTAGTTGACCCAGTGATTCAGCGCGAGCGCTTCGTCGACCAGGCCCGTCTGGCTGCTGATGGTGACGACGAGGCCATGGTACTCGATGAGGACTTTCTGCAGGCCATGGAACAGGCCATGCCACCAACGGCTGGCTGCGGCATGGGTATTGACCGCCTCCTGATGGCCCTGACCGGGCTGGGTATCAGGGAGACGGTGCTGTTCCCGCTAGTAAAACCTGAATCTTAGCTGTGCGCTTTTGTCAAGGGATGTTCTTGATTAAAGAAAGCTAATACGCCTACAGCCTGGGCGGCATGTCCCTGGCTCTGCGTGGCAACCGCTATTGTCCGGGTGGATAACGTGTCGGCGCGGTTTGTCTTCGCTGTGTTTTGCCAGTAACCGTGAAGGGAGACGGACCCGCGTTTATACTGTGCTTTTCACATCTGGCAGAAGAATTAGCCTGAAGTATGTGGGTTTTGGAATCTTCGAGAAATGCGGAGCATCGTGGCCCTGAGGGGTCAGCTGCCTCAAGATCTCGGATGAGCAGCCTATACGCTCATGAACTGCGGAAAGTATCCTATTTTTCCCATTATGGGGCGGACCTGTTGGTCCGCTATGGGTTTCGGTGTAAACTGTTTAACCGGCAAGCTTTATGGCTTGAAAAATTGAAGAATTTGTCAGAAGCTACCGTTTTGCGGGCCAGCAAAGCTGACGGGAAGTTAAAGCGGAAGAAAAATTCCGGCCATGACTTTGCGCAGCTGACCTGGAAGAGGGTGGCGATGGGCGACAAATTTTTTAGCCGAACACAAAAGCTTTCATCATGAGAGGGTATACATCTGTGCATACGCCAAGATCAATGCGACGAAGGAAAGGTGTTGGATCGTACCGCGCCTTAGCGGCAAAGGCAGGGGCCTTAGGCGCCGCTTTTGCTATCGCTTTTACAGTGGTTCCCGCAGTAGACGCGGAGCCTGACAAAGCCACGGAGACAGAAAGTGCTTCCGCCGAGGAGACAGGGCTAGCTCCACATGACTCACTGTGGACCGGTGTCGATCCAACTGGTGAGACCAGCGTCGTACCTGGGGCGGAAGGAGCCCCTGATACCGCATCTGGTGAGCCCGCATACACGGAACTGGGTGGTGCAGGGCTCACCAGCCCTACCCGGAATTCATCGCCTACGGTTGACGGTGAACTGGCCCCTACTCTTGATGGAATGCTCCAGCAGGGCGGCGACCAGCTAACGGCAAGAGAGATCAGCATCCGCCCAGCTGGCAAATCCGACGAAGGTGATAAACTTTACCGCCTAGATGGCTACGTGGTAAAACTTCATAACGCAGAGACAGACGAAGCGCAGGAGGTGCCCTACGTTTCCTTCCTGCGTGGGGAGACCGACGCGGAGCTTGGCGTTATCGAATCGGCCGAAATTGACGGCCGTCAAGCTGATATTAATGAAGATGTGGAGCTGTTCTCCTTCCCCCGGCCAGGTAGCGGTGTTTTCCTTCCTCATCCTTGGCCTGCCGAGGTTAACGGGGACATGATCACGTTTAACACGAAAAAGATCGATCTTAGCGAAGAGACACATTTTAGTGTGACCTTTACCCTTGAGGGTGATGGCGAGGACGAGACTGCCTGGACCCTTTATGAGGGTGAGGAAACAGCTGGCGACCTTAAAGAAAAGTTAGGCCAAGCTAAACCAACCCCGCGGGCCGGTGACCCGGTTCGTGGCGATCGTGTCCGAGTGGTCGTCCAGGTGGGTGGCGACAGGCTGGCCGATAGTGACAGCAATAACGCTACCCAAGAGTCTGGGCGTGCCTCCAATGTGTTCCGTTATTCCGGTGAGCCCGGTGCAGTGCTCCAACTGTACGAGCCGCTGTATCGCGGGGAGTTTACAAACCTTCAGGCCGGCCGCTCGAACACGGACCGAGATCGCATGCGGCCGATCGACGAGGAGTGGGCAACGTGTACGTCTGATGTCAACGGTGAATGCACATTCGATATTCCAGTTTCCGGCCCTGGTACGCAACCATACTACTGGGTTGCGATGACCAAAGCGTCGCCAGGGTTTGAAGTGCAGGAATATATTCGCGCTGGTGGCTCCGGCGCATGGGAGGAAGGGTCAGAAACCCTGCGTTATGCTTTCGCGACCCCCAACATGAGCACTAGTGGAGGGAAGACCTTTTACTCCGGTGCTTACTACAAAAACGTCGGTCCAAAAGAGGATGGGTGGGGATCCGACTACGAATATAGAAACACTGGCTGGGAACCTTCTTCGTTCATGTGGGAAGTGAAGTCCCGTGCGGACCGTGTAGCATTGGAAGAACTGGAATATCGTACGCCTTTGGGTGTCTTTCAGCAGCGTCGTGTGAATCCGCCATTACCTAACCGTTGTGGTCTGCGAGTTGGGTTCATCATCGACGTTTCGACCAGTATGGGTAACGGTATTGGGACGATGCAAGCAATCTTGAATGGTCGCGAAAAGACAAAAAAGCAGGAAGCGGTTAAAGGCGTTCTACCTGAATTGGCTAACACCTCGACCGAAATTGGTTTAGTTACCTTCGCTAGTGATACACCTGGAGTAACCGGCCGTCTTACTAGGAATAAACCAAATATCTTGGAACCCCTCAAAATGAATAATGAAAGCGATAGAAAGACTGCCCAGGAGTGGGTCGACCGGCTTTACGCCACAGGAGACACCAACTGGGAGGCTGGCCTGAAGCAGTTTGCAGACTACAACCGTCAGAATCCAGGAGCAAAGTATGACGTCGTTTACATGATTACTGACGGTAACCCGACCCGAAACGTAACGACGCGCTACCCGAATCCGAATCCAGCGTTCGAGCGTAAACCCCAGAACGGCTTCGATACCGAATTCAGGTACGTAGAAGCTGCCATGGGTGTGGCCAATACCTTGAAAGAGCAAGGAACCCGTGTTGTTCCGGTTGGCATCCCATCCAACTGGCCATGGGGGCAAAACCCAGATCGTGAGCTTCAAATTTCGGAGCACAACTTGATGGCAATCTCAGGAAAGAATCCTGATGGTTCAAACGCAAGCCTTCGCTACTCTAACTTTGTCACCTACAAAGATAGTGACGTTTTCCGCCAAGCACTGATCAACACCTTGAACACCTGTGCCATCACGGTTGAGCGTCGCTTCTACGAGGGTGATGGCGAGCCGACCGAAGGCCCAACGATCAGCAATACCCGCGCAACCACCAAGGAGGAAAACAACGAGTGGGGCTACGAGGGTGTCTTGCGTCCCCAAGGCCGCAATGAGGAGAGGAAGACTGAATACCCTGATAAGTTTGTAGCCGGACCTGACCGCTATGAAGCCACCTTCAAACTCAACGGCGAGACCCCTTACGACAATGTTCAAATACGTGAGCAAAAAAAGGTTCCACAGGGATGGCAGCCGATGCCAACCAAGGATGGCAAAAACGCGCAGTGCTTTGACGCAAATAAAAATCCTGTGACCGTAAACAACCTGGATCAATTAGGTGATCAATTAGGTGTTCCACCAACCAACGATTTCCAACTGGATAACGTCCCGGCGGTAGGTGGTATTCACTGTGTCGTGTATTATCGGAAGCCAACGCAACCCTCTGGTTTTGACTTCCTTATCAAAAAGGTAGACGCAGAAGACAATACGGTTTCGTTGGATAGTGCCGAATTTGAGCTTCGTCCGTTGAACGATGATGGCACCATTGGTGAACCAAAAGAGAAGAATCAAGACGGCGCGGCTCCAAATTCAAGTATGCTAAAGTGGACTAACTTGGATCCTGGCCGCTTTGTCCTGATCGAGACTAAGGCACCACAAGCACAGAATGGTCCCGCCTACTCGCTGCTTCCACAGCCGATCTACTTCAGTGTCACCGCTGACGGTGGTAGCTACAAGGTGAAACTGCTGGAAAACGCGCAGGATAAAACGGGTAAAGAACTTAATGACCAGAACCTGACCTTCCCGGTCGTCGGGTTTGACCTGACTGCTCAGCAAGCTGATCAGTCTCAATTGCTTGAGTTCAAGGTAGCTAACGTACGTGTCGGCAACCTTCCGAAAACCGGTGGCCTGGGTGTGGCCCCATGGCTTCTTGCCGCGCTCATGCTCATGGCGCTGGGAGGAACCCTGGCGAGGAAACGAGCCTAGGCGCCCAGTAGGGCGAAGTGCGGTGGACACAGCGATAGATTAAAAGAATCTGACTGGCCCAGCGCACAGTGCTGCGATGCTGAATGAAACAAAATTCAGCATCGCAGCACTTTTTTACTTCCATCCTGCCTCACGGAAAAACCATTTCTTTATGCCACAAAACTGCAAAGGTGGGTCCAGGGCACAGGTAACGACGTGCCGAAGAATCTTGGCGCTACAGCTGCTGGGCGTTACTGCCCCAAGTACGGAACTATTAGCCTTGCTGGTGCCGACAGTAAAGTCGGTCAACGTCCAGTCCCAGTGGCGTTGACGAAAAGCAAACGGCTCGGAGTATCCTCTCCTCACGTAACCCCTCGTCACCTATCTGCCGCTGTTGAAACCTTTGCGTGTAACCACCATTGCTTCAGAAACGGTAGCGCGGTAGGCAACGTCATAACCCGTGTTCGCTACCGGCGTACAGGTCGCTGACCTGCACAAAAATGCAAAGTTGAGTGTTTCCGGCTGGCAACGGTGAATACCCAAGGGCTGAGCCGCGTTAAGGTAGGTGACACATTAAAACAAAAATCCATTTGAGTGAGGGGTTGCCACATGTTTGAGCGGTTTACTGACCGGGCACGCCGCGTCATCGTTCTTGCCCAAGAAGAGGCGAGAATGCTGAATCATAATTACATCGGCACCGAGCACACCCTGCTCGGCCTGATCCATGAAGGCGAGGGCGTGGCAGCAAAAGCCCTCGAATCGATGGGTATCAACTTAGAAGACGTACGCCGCGAGGTCGAGGAAATTATCGGCCACGGCACGCAGCCACACACGGGACACATCCCGTTTACTCCACGGGCCAAGAAGGTTCTGGAGCTGTCGCTGCGGGAAGGCCTGCAAATGGGCCACAAATACATCGGCACGGAATTCTTGCTGCTCGGCCTCATCCGTGAAGGTGAAGGTGTTGCTGCACAGGTGCTGACCAAGCTTGGTGCAGACCTGCCGCGCGTGCGCCAGCAGGTGATTCAGCTGCTTTCCGGTTACGAGGGCGGCCAGGGCCAAAATCCAGAGAGCCCGGAGCAGGGCAAGGGCGGCCCGGGCGCAGGCCCTGTTGGTGCCGGCGCTGGGCCTGGTGCTGGCGCGCCGGGTGCCGGTGGGCGCACCGGCGAGCGTTCGAACTCGCTGGTGCTGGACCAGTTTGGCCGTAACCTCACCCAGGCTGCCAAGGAAGGCAAGCTGGACCCAGTGGTGGGCCGCGAGAAGGAAATCGAACGCATCATGCAGGTGCTTTCGCGTCGCACCAAGAACAACCCTGTGCTCATTGGTGAGCCTGGCGTTGGTAAGACCGCTGTGGTTGAAGGCTTGGCCCTTGACATTGTCAACGGCAAGGTGCCTGAAACCCTGAAGGACAAGCAGGTGTACTCGCTTGACCTGGGATCATTGGTGGCGGGTTCGCGCTACCGCGGTGACTTCGAGGAACGCCTGAAGAAGGTGCTTAAGGAGATTAACCAGCGTGGCGACATCATCTTATTCATTGATGAGATTCACACCTTGGTTGGCGCAGGAGCAGCAGAAGGCGCGATTGACGCTGCCAGCTTGCTAAAGCCGAAGCTTGCCCGTGGTGAGCTGCAAACCATTGGTGCCACCACCTTGGAGGAATACCGCAAGCACATTGAGAAGGACGCCGCTTTAGAGCGTCGTTTCCAACCAGTGCAGGTCGATGAGCCCTCTGTGGAAGACACGGTGTTGATCCTGAAGGGGCTGCGCGACAAGTACGAAGCACACCACCGCGTGTCCTACACCGATGATGCCCTGAACGCTGCGGCGAACCTCTCAGACCGCTATATCAATGACCGCTTCCTGCCAGACAAGGCAGTAGACCTCCTCGATGAGGCCGGTGCCCGCATGCGCATCAAACGCATGACGGCTCCTGAGGGCCTGCGCGAGGTAGACGAACGGATCGCTGATGTGCGCCGCGAGAAGGAAGCGGCGATTGACGCCCAGGACTTCGAAAAAGCCGCTGGCCTGCGCGACACTGAGCGCAAACTGAGTGAGGAACGCGCGGAGAAGGAAAAGCAGTGGCGTGCTGGCGACCTGGAAGAAATCGCCGAGGTAGGCGAGGACCAGATCGCAGAAGTGCTCGCTGCCTGGACCGGTATCCCGGTGTTCAAGCTCACCGAGAAGGAATCCGCACGCCTGCTCAACATGGAAGAGGAGCTGCACAAGCGCATTATCGGCC comes from Corynebacterium cystitidis and encodes:
- the lysS gene encoding lysine--tRNA ligase produces the protein MTTQDLSEQQKIRRGKRDALIDAGHDPYPVFVDRTHSLTEIREKYQTVDEGQGDGQYKLEAGQETEDVVAVAGRIMFQRNTGKLCFATLQEGNGTQLQVMLSLAEVGEQALADWKALTDLGDIVSVRGRVIASRRGELSVQAQSWHMASKALRPLPVAFAEMNEEQRIRHRYTDLIMREDARKNALTRIKVLAALRKYLTSQDFVEIETPMLQTLHGGAAARPFITHSNSLDIDLYLRIAPELFLKRAVVGGIERVFEVNRNFRNEGVDSSHSPEFTMLETYQAWGTYEDGARTMRELVQFVAQEVFGSTTVTLADGTEYDLGGEWKVIEMYPSLNEALQRKHPGQPEVTVDTRVDELLEIAKVVGLEVPKGQGWGHGKLVEELWELLCEDQLYGPVFVKDFPVETSPLTRQHRDKPGVTEKWDLYVRGFELATGYSELVDPVIQRERFVDQARLAADGDDEAMVLDEDFLQAMEQAMPPTAGCGMGIDRLLMALTGLGIRETVLFPLVKPES
- a CDS encoding SpaA isopeptide-forming pilin-related protein; translated protein: MRRRKGVGSYRALAAKAGALGAAFAIAFTVVPAVDAEPDKATETESASAEETGLAPHDSLWTGVDPTGETSVVPGAEGAPDTASGEPAYTELGGAGLTSPTRNSSPTVDGELAPTLDGMLQQGGDQLTAREISIRPAGKSDEGDKLYRLDGYVVKLHNAETDEAQEVPYVSFLRGETDAELGVIESAEIDGRQADINEDVELFSFPRPGSGVFLPHPWPAEVNGDMITFNTKKIDLSEETHFSVTFTLEGDGEDETAWTLYEGEETAGDLKEKLGQAKPTPRAGDPVRGDRVRVVVQVGGDRLADSDSNNATQESGRASNVFRYSGEPGAVLQLYEPLYRGEFTNLQAGRSNTDRDRMRPIDEEWATCTSDVNGECTFDIPVSGPGTQPYYWVAMTKASPGFEVQEYIRAGGSGAWEEGSETLRYAFATPNMSTSGGKTFYSGAYYKNVGPKEDGWGSDYEYRNTGWEPSSFMWEVKSRADRVALEELEYRTPLGVFQQRRVNPPLPNRCGLRVGFIIDVSTSMGNGIGTMQAILNGREKTKKQEAVKGVLPELANTSTEIGLVTFASDTPGVTGRLTRNKPNILEPLKMNNESDRKTAQEWVDRLYATGDTNWEAGLKQFADYNRQNPGAKYDVVYMITDGNPTRNVTTRYPNPNPAFERKPQNGFDTEFRYVEAAMGVANTLKEQGTRVVPVGIPSNWPWGQNPDRELQISEHNLMAISGKNPDGSNASLRYSNFVTYKDSDVFRQALINTLNTCAITVERRFYEGDGEPTEGPTISNTRATTKEENNEWGYEGVLRPQGRNEERKTEYPDKFVAGPDRYEATFKLNGETPYDNVQIREQKKVPQGWQPMPTKDGKNAQCFDANKNPVTVNNLDQLGDQLGVPPTNDFQLDNVPAVGGIHCVVYYRKPTQPSGFDFLIKKVDAEDNTVSLDSAEFELRPLNDDGTIGEPKEKNQDGAAPNSSMLKWTNLDPGRFVLIETKAPQAQNGPAYSLLPQPIYFSVTADGGSYKVKLLENAQDKTGKELNDQNLTFPVVGFDLTAQQADQSQLLEFKVANVRVGNLPKTGGLGVAPWLLAALMLMALGGTLARKRA
- a CDS encoding ATP-dependent Clp protease ATP-binding subunit encodes the protein MFERFTDRARRVIVLAQEEARMLNHNYIGTEHTLLGLIHEGEGVAAKALESMGINLEDVRREVEEIIGHGTQPHTGHIPFTPRAKKVLELSLREGLQMGHKYIGTEFLLLGLIREGEGVAAQVLTKLGADLPRVRQQVIQLLSGYEGGQGQNPESPEQGKGGPGAGPVGAGAGPGAGAPGAGGRTGERSNSLVLDQFGRNLTQAAKEGKLDPVVGREKEIERIMQVLSRRTKNNPVLIGEPGVGKTAVVEGLALDIVNGKVPETLKDKQVYSLDLGSLVAGSRYRGDFEERLKKVLKEINQRGDIILFIDEIHTLVGAGAAEGAIDAASLLKPKLARGELQTIGATTLEEYRKHIEKDAALERRFQPVQVDEPSVEDTVLILKGLRDKYEAHHRVSYTDDALNAAANLSDRYINDRFLPDKAVDLLDEAGARMRIKRMTAPEGLREVDERIADVRREKEAAIDAQDFEKAAGLRDTERKLSEERAEKEKQWRAGDLEEIAEVGEDQIAEVLAAWTGIPVFKLTEKESARLLNMEEELHKRIIGQDDAVKAVSRAIRRTRAGLKDPKRPSGSFIFAGPSGVGKTELSKALAEFLFGDEDSLIQIDMGEFHDRFTASRLFGAPPGYVGYEEGGQLTEKVRRKPFSVVLFDEIEKAHKEIYNTLLQVLEEGHLTDGQGRVVDFKNTVLIFTSNLGTSDISKAVGLGFSGNSATDSDAQYERMKNKVHDELKKHFRPEFLNRIDEIVVFHQLTQEQIVEMVELLIARVEKALEAQDMGIELTDKAKNLLAQRGFDPVLGARPLRRTIQREIEDVMSEKILFGEIGAGEIITVDVENWDGESKNTEEAAFTFTPRPKPLPEDTFTEEEAEEVREVENPVEPEADNVTPDVPESDPVLRDDEPGGGPAAGPAGAGQPL